Proteins found in one Streptococcus iniae genomic segment:
- the serS gene encoding serine--tRNA ligase, giving the protein MLDLKRIRTDFEALAQKLETRGVSAETLTELKDLDEKRRQLLVKTEELKAERNLSSAAIAQAKRQKEDASQQIAEMQKLSADIKSIDTELAEIDEKVTAIITVLPNTPHDSVPVGADEEENLEVRRWGTPREFDFDIKAHWDLGENLDILDWERGAKVTGARFLFYKNLGARLERALYNFMLDEHIKEGYQEIITPYMVNHESMFGTGQYPKFKEDTFELADSNFVLIPTAEVPLTNYYRGEILDGKELPIYFTAMSPSFRSEAGSAGRDTRGLIRLHQFHKVEMVKFAKPEESYQELEKMTANAENILQKLNLPYRVLALCTGDMGFSAAKTYDLEVWIPAQNAYREISSCSNTEDFQARRAQIRYRDEADGKVKLLHTLNGSGLAVGRTVAAILENYQNADGSVTIPEALRPYMGGVEVISPK; this is encoded by the coding sequence ATGTTAGACTTAAAACGTATTCGTACTGACTTTGAAGCCCTTGCTCAAAAACTTGAAACACGTGGTGTTTCAGCAGAAACACTAACAGAATTAAAAGACTTAGACGAAAAACGTCGTCAATTATTGGTCAAAACTGAAGAGTTAAAAGCAGAGCGTAATCTTTCTTCTGCTGCAATCGCACAAGCAAAACGTCAAAAAGAAGATGCCAGCCAGCAAATCGCTGAAATGCAAAAACTATCTGCTGACATCAAAAGCATTGACACTGAACTGGCAGAAATCGATGAAAAAGTAACAGCAATTATCACGGTCCTGCCAAATACTCCTCATGATTCTGTTCCTGTCGGTGCTGACGAAGAAGAAAATCTCGAAGTTCGCCGTTGGGGGACCCCTCGTGAATTTGATTTTGACATCAAAGCACATTGGGATTTAGGTGAAAATTTAGACATCCTTGATTGGGAACGTGGTGCAAAAGTAACTGGTGCTCGTTTCTTATTCTACAAAAATCTCGGAGCTAGACTAGAACGTGCCCTTTATAACTTTATGCTTGACGAGCATATTAAAGAAGGTTACCAAGAAATCATTACCCCTTACATGGTCAACCATGAATCAATGTTCGGAACAGGACAATACCCAAAATTCAAAGAAGATACTTTTGAGTTAGCGGACTCAAACTTTGTTCTCATTCCAACGGCAGAAGTACCTCTAACCAACTACTATCGTGGTGAGATCCTAGACGGTAAAGAATTACCAATTTACTTCACCGCTATGAGCCCATCATTCCGCTCAGAAGCTGGTTCAGCTGGCCGAGATACCCGTGGATTGATCCGTTTACACCAGTTCCATAAAGTCGAAATGGTCAAATTTGCTAAGCCAGAGGAATCTTACCAAGAATTGGAAAAAATGACTGCCAACGCAGAAAACATCCTCCAAAAACTAAATCTCCCTTACCGTGTCTTAGCTTTGTGTACTGGCGATATGGGCTTCTCAGCAGCAAAAACCTATGACCTTGAAGTTTGGATTCCTGCACAAAATGCCTACCGTGAAATCTCAAGCTGTTCAAATACAGAGGACTTCCAAGCGCGCCGTGCGCAAATTCGCTACCGCGACGAAGCAGACGGCAAGGTTAAACTCTTGCATACTCTGAACGGTTCAGGATTAGCTGTAGGCCGTACCGTCGCAGCCATTTTAGAAAACTATCAAAACGCGGATGGTTCAGTAACCATCCCCGAAGCACTACGTCCATACATGGGTGGTGTAGAAGTTATCTCACCAAAATAA
- a CDS encoding PTS system mannose/fructose/sorbose family transporter subunit IID — protein MTEQIKLTKSDRQRVWWRSQFLQGSWNYERMQNMGWAYALIPALKKLYTTKEDRAAALERHMEFFNTHPYVAAPIIGVTLALEEEKANGTPIDDKAIQGVKIGMMGPLAGIGDPVFWFTVRPILGALGASLASTGNIVGPLLFFFGWNIIRMSFLWYTQEFGYKAGSEITKDMSGGILQDITKGASILGMFILAVLVQRWVSINFTVNLPGKQLAEGAYVVFPDGAVKGAELKGILGQALSGMSLDKMQAQTLQGQLNSLIPGLAGLLLTFLCMWLLKKKVSPIAIIIGLFAFGIIAHLLHIM, from the coding sequence ATGACTGAACAAATTAAATTAACAAAATCAGACCGTCAACGTGTTTGGTGGCGTTCACAATTCTTACAAGGTTCTTGGAACTATGAGCGTATGCAAAACATGGGTTGGGCTTACGCACTTATCCCAGCACTTAAAAAATTATACACAACTAAAGAAGATCGTGCTGCTGCTCTTGAGCGTCACATGGAATTCTTTAATACTCATCCATACGTTGCAGCACCAATCATCGGTGTAACACTTGCTCTTGAAGAAGAAAAAGCAAACGGTACGCCAATCGATGATAAAGCTATCCAAGGTGTTAAAATTGGTATGATGGGGCCTTTGGCTGGTATCGGTGATCCAGTATTCTGGTTTACAGTTCGTCCAATCCTTGGAGCACTTGGTGCTTCTCTTGCATCAACTGGTAACATTGTTGGTCCACTTCTATTCTTCTTTGGATGGAATATCATTCGTATGTCATTCTTATGGTACACTCAAGAATTTGGTTACAAAGCAGGTTCTGAAATTACTAAAGACATGTCTGGTGGTATCCTTCAAGACATCACTAAAGGTGCTTCAATCCTTGGTATGTTCATCCTTGCAGTTCTTGTTCAACGTTGGGTATCAATCAACTTCACTGTTAACCTTCCAGGTAAACAATTAGCTGAAGGTGCTTATGTTGTTTTCCCAGATGGTGCCGTTAAAGGTGCTGAGTTAAAAGGTATTCTTGGCCAAGCCCTTAGCGGAATGAGCCTAGATAAAATGCAAGCTCAAACGCTTCAAGGACAATTAAATTCACTTATTCCAGGATTAGCAGGATTACTGCTTACTTTCCTTTGCATGTGGTTATTGAAGAAAAAAGTTTCTCCAATCGCAATCATCATCGGTTTGTTTGCATTTGGTATCATTGCTCACCTATTACACATCATGTAA
- a CDS encoding NCS2 family permease has product MEKFFKLKENGTKVSTELVAGLTTFFAMSYILFVNPSILGAAGMPTKAVFLATIIAAAISTLIMGLFANVPYALAPGMGLNAFFTYTVVFGLGFTWQEALAMVFLCGLFNIFITVTKVRKSIIKAIPVSLQHAIGGGIGVFVAYLGFKNADIIDFSLSAQNIVAVNGVEPAKATAKTFAKGLYSVNANGGVVPAISTFTNPSVLLAIFGLLLMAVLVIKNVRGGILLGIVVTTLVGIPMGVVNLSAVNFGANHIGQAFDELGVTFLAAFDGMSSLFNNSSRLPLVLMTIFAFSLSDTFDTIGTFIGTGRRTGIFSTEDEAALENSTGFNSKMDRALFADAIGTSIGALFGTSNTTTYVESAAGIAEGGRTGLTAVSTAVCFILSILLLPIVGIVPAAATAPALIIVGVMMVSSFLDVDWSNFEDALPAFFAAFFMALCYSISYGIAGAFIFYCLVKIVKGKAKEVHPILWGATLLFILNFIILAII; this is encoded by the coding sequence ATGGAAAAGTTTTTTAAGTTAAAAGAAAATGGAACAAAGGTTTCTACTGAGCTTGTTGCTGGTTTAACAACGTTTTTTGCCATGTCCTATATTTTGTTTGTTAATCCAAGTATTTTAGGGGCTGCAGGAATGCCAACTAAGGCTGTTTTTCTAGCAACGATTATTGCTGCTGCTATTTCAACTTTAATAATGGGCCTTTTCGCCAATGTCCCCTATGCACTTGCTCCTGGTATGGGCTTAAATGCCTTTTTTACCTACACAGTTGTTTTTGGCTTAGGGTTTACTTGGCAAGAAGCTTTAGCAATGGTTTTCCTTTGCGGGCTCTTTAATATCTTCATCACAGTAACAAAAGTTCGAAAAAGTATCATTAAAGCCATTCCCGTGAGTTTGCAACATGCTATTGGTGGTGGTATTGGTGTTTTTGTGGCCTATCTAGGCTTTAAAAATGCTGATATAATTGATTTTTCCCTTTCTGCACAAAATATTGTTGCCGTTAATGGGGTTGAACCTGCTAAGGCAACTGCTAAAACCTTTGCTAAGGGGCTTTATTCTGTTAATGCCAATGGTGGGGTCGTTCCGGCTATTTCAACCTTTACCAATCCAAGTGTTCTATTAGCCATATTTGGACTTTTATTAATGGCAGTTTTGGTCATCAAAAATGTTCGTGGTGGGATTTTGTTAGGAATTGTTGTAACAACTTTAGTGGGGATTCCGATGGGAGTTGTGAATTTATCAGCAGTGAATTTTGGAGCAAATCACATTGGCCAGGCCTTTGATGAATTAGGGGTCACTTTTTTAGCTGCTTTTGATGGCATGTCTTCTCTTTTTAACAATTCTAGTAGGTTACCACTTGTTTTGATGACAATTTTTGCATTTTCACTTTCTGACACTTTTGATACAATTGGAACCTTCATTGGAACAGGGCGTCGAACAGGAATCTTCTCAACAGAAGATGAGGCGGCTCTTGAAAATAGCACTGGTTTTAATTCAAAAATGGATCGTGCTCTTTTTGCAGATGCCATTGGGACATCTATTGGTGCACTTTTTGGAACTTCCAATACAACCACTTATGTTGAATCAGCAGCAGGTATCGCTGAAGGCGGTCGAACTGGTTTGACAGCTGTCTCAACGGCAGTATGTTTTATCTTATCTATTTTACTACTTCCTATTGTTGGAATTGTTCCAGCGGCAGCAACTGCACCAGCTTTAATCATTGTAGGGGTTATGATGGTTTCCTCATTTCTTGATGTGGACTGGAGTAATTTTGAAGATGCGCTACCGGCTTTCTTTGCAGCTTTCTTTATGGCCTTATGCTATTCTATTTCTTATGGGATTGCGGGAGCTTTCATTTTTTACTGCTTGGTTAAGATTGTTAAAGGAAAAGCTAAAGAAGTTCATCCTATTCTTTGGGGAGCAACCTTGCTCTTTATATTGAACTTTATTATTCTAGCGATTATATAG
- a CDS encoding GNAT family N-acetyltransferase: protein MPNDNITIQEAELEDAQQLRQFLQKISQETDFITETENISQATEHEIADFIFNQSQEISSICLLLKVEEEIAGLVNITAGSLPSNAHIGELFIAVSKKYQGFGLGSELMTLAMEWAEQTPELLKIAFEVQVRNEVALKLYQGFDFDIEGRRKMGIKSKDGELLDVYLMGKCLTNNK from the coding sequence ATGCCGAACGATAATATTACTATTCAAGAGGCTGAGCTAGAAGATGCACAGCAATTGAGGCAATTCCTTCAGAAGATTAGTCAAGAGACTGATTTTATCACAGAAACTGAAAACATTAGTCAGGCGACTGAGCACGAAATAGCAGATTTTATCTTTAATCAGAGTCAAGAAATCAGCAGTATCTGTCTGTTGCTCAAAGTTGAAGAAGAAATTGCTGGACTTGTCAATATTACAGCAGGTTCGCTCCCTAGTAACGCGCATATTGGTGAACTCTTCATTGCCGTAAGTAAAAAATACCAAGGTTTTGGTTTGGGTAGTGAGCTTATGACGCTTGCCATGGAATGGGCAGAACAAACGCCAGAATTGCTGAAGATTGCATTTGAAGTACAAGTTAGAAATGAAGTAGCCCTGAAGCTATATCAAGGTTTTGATTTTGATATTGAAGGAAGACGAAAAATGGGCATCAAATCAAAGGATGGAGAATTGTTAGATGTTTACCTGATGGGGAAATGTTTAACCAACAACAAATAA
- a CDS encoding acyltransferase produces the protein MNGNAEKTVRKYHYGLDLLRIISMFMIVVTHVLGKGGIRSSVSGESDPYFITTWIIQVLVYGAVNCYALISGYVGVHTSYKYSKLANIWLQVFFYSFGITFFIYLLGFPVGLKDWQHAFLPIVSGNYWYITAYFGLLIFIPVINAGLRGLSDRQLGHLVLLMTIVFSVLPAVMNNSVAEFSLSKGFEMTWLMILYILGAYLERLDLEVFRRSYLLMLFFFCMFVTYVMKFLVGNIWYWYVSPSLSLGAVSLFIIFAKMPLSEKSRLYPFIVMVSPATLGIYLAHLHPLLVKFFIRDFAESFVEVPIVIYPFLILAVSVMIYCLAFLIEKGRQHIFQWLKVACLLNWIDEKVPFEDN, from the coding sequence ATGAATGGAAATGCAGAAAAAACAGTAAGAAAATACCATTATGGACTTGATTTATTGAGAATTATATCCATGTTTATGATTGTTGTGACTCATGTGTTAGGTAAGGGAGGGATTAGGTCAAGTGTCTCAGGAGAAAGCGACCCTTATTTTATCACCACTTGGATTATTCAAGTTTTAGTTTATGGAGCAGTCAACTGTTATGCTCTTATTAGTGGTTATGTTGGCGTTCATACAAGTTACAAGTATTCCAAGCTAGCTAATATTTGGCTGCAAGTTTTCTTTTATAGTTTTGGAATCACTTTTTTTATTTACCTTCTAGGCTTTCCTGTTGGTCTTAAAGACTGGCAACATGCTTTTTTGCCAATTGTTAGTGGGAATTATTGGTATATAACGGCCTACTTTGGACTTTTAATTTTTATTCCAGTGATTAATGCTGGCTTAAGGGGATTGTCAGACAGACAACTGGGGCATTTAGTGCTATTGATGACAATTGTTTTCTCTGTATTGCCGGCAGTGATGAATAATTCCGTTGCAGAATTTTCTTTGAGTAAAGGTTTTGAAATGACTTGGTTGATGATTCTTTATATCCTTGGGGCATATTTGGAACGGCTAGATTTAGAAGTGTTTCGAAGAAGTTATTTATTAATGCTATTTTTCTTCTGTATGTTTGTTACTTATGTCATGAAGTTTTTAGTGGGGAATATATGGTATTGGTATGTTTCACCGAGTTTAAGTTTGGGAGCAGTTAGTTTATTTATCATTTTTGCTAAAATGCCACTATCTGAAAAAAGTCGACTGTACCCATTTATTGTGATGGTTTCTCCGGCAACTTTAGGAATTTATTTAGCACATCTACATCCATTGCTTGTTAAATTTTTTATTCGAGACTTTGCAGAATCTTTTGTAGAAGTTCCAATTGTTATCTATCCTTTTCTAATTCTAGCTGTTAGTGTTATGATTTATTGTCTGGCCTTTTTGATTGAAAAAGGAAGACAACATATCTTTCAATGGTTGAAAGTTGCCTGTTTGTTGAATTGGATTGATGAGAAAGTCCCTTTTGAAGATAATTAG
- a CDS encoding PTS mannose/fructose/sorbose transporter subunit IIC, protein MSDISIISAILVVIVAFFAGLEGILDQFQMHQPLVACTLIGLVTGHLEAGVILGGTLQMLALGWANIGAAVAPDAALASVAAAIILVKGGDFTQKGITFAYSTAIPLAVAGLFLTMIVRTLSTALVHAGDKAAAEGNFAGIERFHFAALLLQGLRIAIPAALLVAVPTEAVQSVLNAMPAWLNEGMQIGGAMVVAVGYAMVINMMATREVWPFFALGFALAAISQLTLIAMGVIGVAIAFIYLNLSKQGGSGVGSAGSTDPIGDILEDY, encoded by the coding sequence ATGTCAGATATTTCAATTATTTCTGCAATTTTGGTCGTAATCGTTGCCTTCTTCGCTGGTCTTGAAGGTATCCTCGACCAATTTCAAATGCACCAACCACTTGTTGCATGTACATTAATCGGTCTTGTAACAGGACATCTTGAAGCTGGTGTCATTCTTGGTGGTACACTTCAAATGCTTGCTCTTGGTTGGGCAAACATTGGTGCTGCCGTTGCACCAGATGCTGCACTTGCTTCTGTTGCTGCCGCTATCATCTTAGTTAAAGGTGGAGATTTCACTCAAAAAGGAATCACATTCGCTTATTCAACAGCTATCCCACTTGCTGTTGCTGGTCTTTTCCTTACTATGATCGTTCGTACTTTATCAACTGCACTTGTACACGCTGGAGATAAAGCAGCCGCTGAAGGTAACTTCGCTGGTATTGAACGTTTCCACTTTGCAGCTCTTTTACTTCAAGGTCTTCGTATTGCTATCCCAGCTGCCCTTCTTGTTGCTGTACCTACTGAAGCCGTTCAATCTGTTTTAAATGCTATGCCTGCATGGTTAAACGAAGGTATGCAAATCGGTGGTGCTATGGTTGTTGCCGTAGGTTATGCTATGGTTATCAACATGATGGCAACTCGTGAAGTATGGCCATTCTTCGCTCTTGGTTTCGCTCTTGCAGCTATTAGTCAGCTAACACTTATTGCTATGGGTGTTATCGGTGTTGCTATTGCCTTTATCTACCTTAACCTTTCTAAACAAGGTGGTAGCGGAGTTGGATCAGCTGGTTCAACAGATCCAATCGGCGATATCCTAGAAGACTACTAG
- a CDS encoding PTS sugar transporter subunit IIB, producing the protein MGIGIIIASHGKFAEGIHQSGSMIFGEQEKVQVVTFMPNEGPDDLYAHFNNAIAQFDADDEVLVLADLWSGSPFNQASRVMGENPDRKMAIITGLNLPMLIQSYTERLMDANAGVEQVAANIIKESKDGVKALPEELNPVEEVASKEAAPVVQGAIPAGTVIGDGKLKINLARIDTRLLHGQVATAWTPASKANRIIVASDEVASDDLRKQLIKQAAPGGVKANVVPISKLIEASKDPRFGNTHALILFQTPQDALRAVEGGVEIEELNVGSMAHSTGKTMVNNVLSMDKDDVATFEKLRDLNVKFDVRKVPNDSKKNLFELIEKANVK; encoded by the coding sequence ATGGGTATCGGTATTATTATTGCCAGCCACGGTAAATTTGCTGAAGGCATTCATCAGTCCGGTTCTATGATTTTTGGTGAACAAGAGAAAGTACAAGTTGTTACTTTCATGCCAAACGAAGGTCCAGATGATTTATATGCACACTTCAACAATGCTATTGCACAATTTGATGCTGATGATGAAGTCCTTGTACTAGCTGACTTATGGAGTGGATCTCCATTTAACCAAGCTAGCCGTGTTATGGGAGAAAACCCTGACCGCAAGATGGCTATCATCACAGGTCTTAACTTGCCAATGCTTATTCAATCCTACACAGAGCGTCTAATGGATGCTAATGCAGGTGTTGAACAAGTTGCAGCAAATATTATTAAAGAGTCTAAGGACGGGGTTAAAGCCCTTCCTGAAGAACTAAACCCAGTTGAAGAAGTTGCAAGCAAAGAAGCTGCTCCTGTAGTACAAGGTGCTATTCCAGCTGGTACAGTTATCGGTGATGGTAAACTTAAAATCAATCTTGCCCGTATTGACACACGTCTTTTACATGGACAAGTTGCAACAGCATGGACGCCTGCTTCAAAAGCAAATCGTATCATCGTTGCTTCAGATGAAGTTGCCAGTGATGACCTTCGTAAACAATTGATCAAACAAGCTGCTCCTGGTGGGGTTAAAGCTAACGTTGTTCCAATCAGCAAATTGATTGAAGCTTCAAAAGATCCTCGTTTCGGAAATACTCACGCACTTATTCTTTTCCAAACACCTCAAGACGCACTACGTGCTGTTGAAGGTGGTGTTGAGATTGAAGAGTTGAACGTTGGTTCAATGGCTCACTCAACTGGTAAAACAATGGTTAACAACGTTTTATCTATGGATAAGGACGATGTTGCTACTTTTGAAAAATTACGTGACTTGAATGTCAAATTTGATGTTCGTAAAGTACCTAATGATTCTAAGAAAAACTTGTTTGAGCTTATCGAAAAAGCAAACGTCAAATAA
- a CDS encoding DUF956 family protein, with protein sequence MAQSLNTSVEYKTKAVSYLGMGGKVGQLLLGDKALEFYNDKNVNDYIQIPWTSINQIGANVSRGKVGRHFEIFTDQGKFLFASKDTGKILKITRQHIGNDKVIKLPTLVQTILTKLSSRIKNKK encoded by the coding sequence ATGGCACAATCTTTAAACACAAGTGTGGAATACAAAACAAAAGCAGTCTCATACTTAGGCATGGGAGGCAAAGTCGGGCAGCTACTACTCGGCGATAAAGCACTTGAATTCTATAACGATAAAAATGTTAATGATTATATTCAAATCCCTTGGACATCTATAAATCAAATCGGTGCCAATGTTTCTCGAGGAAAAGTTGGAAGACACTTCGAAATCTTCACAGATCAAGGCAAATTTTTATTTGCTTCCAAAGACACAGGTAAGATTTTAAAAATCACACGCCAACATATTGGCAATGACAAAGTGATTAAATTACCAACCTTAGTCCAAACCATATTGACAAAACTGTCATCTCGAATCAAAAACAAGAAGTGA
- the tsaE gene encoding tRNA (adenosine(37)-N6)-threonylcarbamoyltransferase complex ATPase subunit type 1 TsaE, whose translation MFYSANENQLIAFGYQLGQRLKANDLIVLTGDLGSGKTTLTKGIAKGLGIDQMIKSPTYTIVREYEGRLPLYHLDVYRIGDDPDSIDLDDFIYNDGVTVIEWGELLGDDILEDYLELIISRCEQGRSIECKAHGNAYHNLMMELEDAER comes from the coding sequence ATGTTTTATAGTGCTAATGAAAACCAGTTAATTGCTTTTGGCTATCAACTTGGTCAACGGCTTAAAGCCAATGACCTTATTGTTTTGACAGGAGACTTAGGTTCTGGAAAAACGACTTTGACAAAAGGCATTGCCAAGGGCTTGGGAATTGATCAAATGATTAAGAGCCCTACCTATACAATAGTTAGGGAATATGAAGGCCGCTTGCCTTTATACCATTTAGATGTTTACCGCATTGGTGATGATCCGGATTCCATTGATTTGGATGACTTCATTTATAATGATGGTGTAACTGTTATTGAGTGGGGAGAACTTTTAGGAGATGATATTCTTGAAGATTACTTGGAATTGATTATTTCAAGATGTGAACAAGGTCGTTCCATTGAATGCAAGGCTCACGGTAATGCTTATCATAACCTGATGATGGAGTTAGAAGATGCCGAACGATAA
- the lytR gene encoding glycopolymer--peptidoglycan transferase LytR has product MKIGKKIGLMLLAILSTTILALGVYATSAYNFSTDELSKTFKDFSTSKTKSKAIEQTKPFSILLMGVDTGSSERKSKWEGNSDSMILVTINPETKKTTMTSLERDILINLSGPNSNDMNGAQAKLNAAYAAGGAEMAIMTVQDMLNITIDNYVRINMQGLVDLVDAVGGITVTNDFDFPISIAENEPEYTATVDPGTHKVNGEQALVYARMRYDDPEGDYGRQKRQRIVIQKVLQKILALDSISSYRKILKAVSNNMQTNIEISSATIPKLLGYKDALNVIKSEQLRGEDATLADGGSYQIVTEPHLLEIQNKIRKQLGISKVTELVTTAVTYEELYGGSSVKQTTQGGANSSVTQQAPKYSSYPDSNNTGGGYYSTPEPNVSFIPPESSQSSSTGTAVTEPATNSSPTVPVAPVPAEQSPSTGAAPAVGP; this is encoded by the coding sequence ATGAAAATTGGAAAAAAAATAGGGCTTATGCTCTTAGCTATTTTATCAACGACAATTCTTGCGCTTGGTGTTTACGCAACCAGTGCTTATAACTTTTCAACGGATGAATTATCAAAAACCTTTAAAGATTTTTCAACCTCAAAAACAAAAAGTAAAGCTATTGAGCAGACAAAACCCTTCTCAATTCTTTTAATGGGAGTTGATACAGGTTCTTCAGAGCGTAAGTCTAAATGGGAAGGAAATAGTGATTCAATGATTTTGGTTACTATCAACCCTGAGACTAAAAAAACAACGATGACCAGTTTGGAAAGAGACATTCTAATTAATCTCTCTGGACCAAATTCAAATGACATGAATGGTGCTCAAGCTAAATTAAATGCTGCCTATGCTGCAGGTGGAGCTGAAATGGCTATTATGACAGTTCAGGACATGCTTAACATTACTATTGACAATTATGTTCGCATTAACATGCAAGGCTTGGTCGATTTAGTTGATGCTGTTGGTGGAATTACAGTTACCAACGATTTTGACTTCCCAATTTCAATTGCAGAAAATGAGCCAGAATACACGGCAACTGTTGACCCGGGAACCCACAAGGTTAATGGTGAGCAAGCTTTGGTTTACGCAAGGATGCGTTATGATGACCCAGAAGGTGATTATGGTAGACAAAAACGCCAACGAATCGTTATTCAAAAGGTGCTCCAAAAAATTCTTGCACTAGATAGTATTAGTTCTTACCGTAAGATTCTTAAAGCTGTAAGTAACAATATGCAGACCAATATTGAGATTTCATCAGCAACAATTCCTAAATTATTAGGCTATAAAGATGCCTTGAATGTCATTAAGTCTGAGCAGTTGAGAGGTGAGGATGCTACTTTAGCAGATGGCGGTTCTTATCAAATTGTGACAGAACCACATCTTTTGGAGATTCAAAATAAGATTCGCAAACAGTTGGGAATTTCAAAGGTTACAGAGCTTGTGACAACGGCTGTCACTTATGAAGAATTATATGGTGGCAGCAGTGTTAAGCAAACGACTCAAGGGGGAGCGAACTCTTCAGTGACGCAGCAAGCCCCTAAGTATTCCAGTTATCCAGACAGTAATAATACAGGGGGAGGCTATTATTCAACGCCAGAACCAAATGTTTCCTTTATCCCACCTGAAAGTTCCCAATCATCTTCTACTGGAACTGCCGTAACAGAGCCTGCTACAAATAGTAGTCCAACAGTTCCAGTTGCTCCGGTACCTGCGGAGCAATCACCATCTACAGGAGCAGCTCCAGCAGTAGGCCCATAA
- a CDS encoding HAD family hydrolase encodes MTKKIIAIDLDGTLLHQDSTISHFTKETIKKVQTKGHQVIISTGRPYRMALDYYLQLELKTPIITFNGSLTHMPERKWEYEHNVTLEKKYLLDLLKYQDDFKMDFIASEYRKNFYITMDNKEKINPQLFGVDKITDDMALERHKITRNPNALLTQTHHEDKYALAKSMRSFFKDEIEVDSWGGPLNILEVSPKNINKAYALHYLLKIMNKDKKDLIAFGDEHNDTEMLAFAGTGYAMKNASSVLLPYADQQLPWTNEDDGVAKKLEELFL; translated from the coding sequence ATGACTAAAAAAATAATCGCAATCGACCTTGATGGGACCCTTCTTCATCAAGATAGTACAATCTCACACTTCACAAAAGAAACCATCAAAAAAGTGCAAACTAAGGGGCATCAGGTCATTATTTCAACTGGTAGACCCTACCGTATGGCTTTAGACTACTACTTACAATTAGAACTTAAAACCCCAATTATTACATTTAACGGTTCTTTAACTCACATGCCAGAACGCAAATGGGAATACGAACATAATGTAACACTGGAAAAAAAATACCTGTTAGACCTTTTAAAATACCAAGACGACTTTAAGATGGATTTTATCGCCAGTGAATACCGTAAAAATTTTTACATTACAATGGATAACAAAGAAAAAATCAATCCTCAACTTTTTGGTGTCGATAAAATCACTGATGATATGGCATTAGAGCGTCATAAAATCACTCGCAATCCAAACGCTTTATTGACTCAAACACATCATGAGGATAAATACGCGCTAGCAAAAAGTATGCGTTCTTTCTTTAAAGATGAAATCGAAGTCGATTCTTGGGGCGGACCACTAAACATTCTAGAGGTATCTCCCAAAAATATTAATAAAGCCTATGCTTTACATTACCTCCTTAAAATCATGAATAAAGATAAAAAGGACCTCATTGCCTTTGGTGATGAACACAACGACACTGAAATGCTTGCTTTTGCAGGGACAGGTTATGCTATGAAAAATGCAAGCTCTGTTCTCCTTCCCTATGCAGACCAACAATTGCCGTGGACTAACGAGGATGACGGAGTGGCTAAAAAACTTGAAGAGCTTTTCTTATGA